GCTGATCCCATCAAACGCGCTAAAATGGATGCTGCCACCCTGAAAAAAGAACAGGAGAAAGCAGATGTGAAAATGAAAGAAGGATGGAGTGCGAAAGATGGATTGCTGGTATTCAGTGGTCATGGAGATAACCTCTGCACCGAAAAGAAATACGGCGATTTTGAAATGTTTGTGGACTGGAAGATCACCAAAGATGGGGATGCCGGTATTTATTTACGCGGTACACCACAGGTACAGATCTGGGATACCTCCCGCAGGGATGTGGGTGCACAGGTAGGTTCCGGTGGTCTTTATAATAACCAGAAGAACGAAAGCAAACCCCTCAAACTGGCGGATAATGCCATTGGTGAGTGGAACAACTTCCACATCATCATGAAGGGAGACCGTGTAACGGTATACCTGAACGGTGAACTGGTGGTGAACAATGTGATGCTGGAAAACTACTGGGACCGCAAGCTGCCCATCTTTGCCGAAGAGCAGCTGGAACTGCAGGCACACGGCACCTACGTAGCTTACCGTAATCTCTACATCCGCGAGTTTGAGAAAGTAAAACCTTTCGAACTCAGCGAAGCAGAAAAGAAAGAAGGGTACAAGATCCTGTTCGATGGCACTAACATGCACGAATGGACAGGTAACACCACCAGCTATATCATTGAGAACGGAGATATCGTTTGTTATCCGAAGAACGGTGGCGGCGGTAATCTTTATACCAAAGATGAATATGCTGATTTCGTTTACCGCATGGAATTCCAGCTTACTCCCGGTGCTAACAACGGGCTGGGTATCCGCGCTCCGCTCACGGGAGATGCTGCTTACCAGGGCATGGAATTACAGATCCTGGATAACGAAGCAGATATCTACAAGAACCTGCAGGTTTATCAATACCATGGTTCTGTGTATGGTGTGATCCCTGCCAAACGTGGTTTCCTCAAACCGGTAGGAGAGTGGAACTATCAGCAGGTAACCGTAAAAGGCACGCGCATCACCGTGGAACTGAACGGTACTGTGATCACAGACGGTGATATTGCTGAAGCACGTGATAAAGGTACTTTGGACCATAAAGACCATCCCGGTCTGAAGAACACTACCGGGCACATTGGTTTCCTGGGCCATGGTTCTGTGGTACGTTTCAGGAACATCCGCATCAAGGACCTTACAAAGAAATAAAACAAAAAGGCCGCTCCATAACAGAGCGGCCTTTTTCATAAAGAGTAGCACCTTTAAATAATCACTGCGTATAACCAGGATTATTAGGTTTCAACTTGGGGTTCTTATCAATATCAGCTTGTGGTACCGGCATCAGGTACAATTTGTTATCCCATCTTCTTGTTTGCACCAGGCCATTCTCCAGGTCGTATAAGTTGGTCATTACTGCAGGCGCGATCTTCCAGCGGCGGATGTCCATAAAACGTTGTCCTTCCAGCACCAGTTCTACCCTGCGTTCATTACGGATCGCTGCACGAAGCAGTTCTTTTGTATTGAGCTTAGCCCTGTCCAGCACAGGCATACCTGCACGTACACGGATCTTGTCTACCGCATCATAGATGCTGGCATCCGGTCCGCTTACTTCGTTCTTTGCTTCCGCATAGGTGAGCAATATTTCTGCCAGGCGGATGATAATATGGTTGGCATGATTATCAACCTGTGCAGCCCAGGTGGGAGGATCTACATACTTACGGAAATTGTATCCCGTTTTGGAACAGTTATTACCACCTTTCACCCATTTGAACAGGTAGCCCTGCTCAATGAAATTCCAGGATGCTTTATCAAAAAGGATGCTGGCATAGAAACGTGGGTCGCGGTTTTTGTATTCATCATAAAAGGCAGGGTTGGTGCCACGGGCGGCATACAGCGTTGCCCTGGCAGCTGGTGCAACCGGTGTAATAGCTTCTCCCGTTTTAAAGCTCTGGTAAGCATCTACGAGGCTTTGCGTGGGGGCAACAGAACTCCATCCTCCCAGATCATCAGAAAGCAGGTAAGTGTTCACGAACTGTGCATCCTTCTCAGGAATATGCTGCCTGTCCAGGATCACTTCTTTGTTGCTTTCATTCGTTTGCCAGAAAAGCTTTTCGTAACTGCGCAGCCCTAAGCGGAACTTTGCTGCTTCTGTGGCATCTGCAAAATTCACCCATTGTGCATAATCGTCTGCCTGGTCCTTGGCATCTTCTGCTGTGATGGTGAACAGTTCATAACCCATTCCCATCACCTGCGAAGCTGCATCAGCAGCGGCCTGCCATTGTTCATTGTATAAATGCACCCTTGCTTTCAAAGCAATAACGGCGCCTTTGGTGATACGGCCTTTCTCGTTATTCTTGCCGCCACTATAGCTGGGAGGTAGTATGGCGGACACTGCGGTTAACTCATCCAGCACAAATTTCAATACATCTGCTTTAGGCGTACGTGCTACGTAGGACTCTTCCACAGATAATGTTTTAGTGATCAGTGGCACATCCCCGAAGTTGTTCGTCATATTGAAATAGCGGAAGGCGCGCATAAAACGGGCTTCTGCTTTGAAACGTTCTTTCAGCGTAGCATCCATCTGCACTTTGTCCACATTCTCGAGGAAGTAGTTCACGCGGCGTATGGCTGTAAAACTCCAGCCTTCATTCATGGAAGTGGTCACATCTCCAAGAGAGATAGTAGTGGCATTGCTTTCCCAGGGGTATTGCGCATGGGCATTATCCGTGGAACCATCTTCAAAGATGCTGCCTTCACCACCATCTATCTGGTTGTAGATGGCATTCAATGCGGCATATACATCTTTTTCTCCCGTCCAGAAGGTACCTTCTGAAAGCTGGTTCTGTGGCGGCCTGTCCAGGAAATCCTTATTACAGGAGAGCAGGAGGGAGGCAGCAGTGATAGCTGTAACGATATGGAATTTATACTTCGTCATACAATAATCTCTTTAATGTTCTGTATTAGAATCTTACATTCAAACCAACGGCCCATGTTTTAACACCAGGGTAACCACCTCTTCCGGAGCCGATCTCAGGATCATAGTCCGTCAGCCTTTTGTCCATCATAAAAGTGAAGGGATTGTTGGCGCTCACAAATACTTTGGCCTGTTGCATAGCTGCTTTTTTGGTGATTTGGCGGGGAATGGTGTAACCCAGGCTCAGGGAGCGTATCCGCAGGTAAGATGCATCGAACAGCCAGAAAGAAGAACGGTTATCGTAGTTGTGTTTACCATCAGCACTGATCAGGATGCGCGGATAAGCTGCATTCGGATCAGGGTTTTCTGTTGTCCAGCGTTTCAGGTGATAATCTTTTACGCTGGCGCCATTGAAGAAAGAGAATGCAGCTTCGCCATCCAGGTAAGTTTTTACTTTGGCTGCACCATAGATCAGTACTTCAAAATCAAATCCTTTATAGCTGGCACCTATTGCGCCGCCGTAGTTGAGCCAGGGCACATCATTTCCAATGATCACACGGTCACTGGCATCTATCACCTTGTCGCCATTCTGATCTTTGTATTTGATGTCGCCCGGTTTGGTGGAAGCAGATTGTTTGGCATGATCGTCCACATCCTTCTGATCTTTAAATAAACCCTGTGCTTCCCAGCCATAGAAAGAACCCACGGATTCGCCTACACGTTCTATCCACCTGTCTGCCAGTCTTTCATGCACACCATTACCGAGGAATACGATCTTGTTACGGATGTGTGAAAGGTTCACACTTACACGGTATTGGAAATCCTTGCCTATCTGGTTATTATGAGAAAGCATTAATTCAATACCGGTGTTCCTGGTAGAACCTGCATTTACCGTAGCTGCATCCAGCGCATAAGTGCTGGGTACGCTTTGTGGTAAAAGAATGCCATTGGTTTTCTTTACATAATAATCCGCTGTTACATCCAGCAAACCATTGAACAGGGTGAGGTCTATACCTATGTCAGTCATGTTCACCTTTTCCCAGCTGGCCAGTTTATTGGTGCCTATGCTTTGCCATACACCATCTGCAGGAGCGCCTTCAAAATTGTAGGCATACCCTGTATTGAGCCGGTCGTAATAGTTGCCTATGGCCACATTGTCCTGGTTACCCAGTATACCCCAGGAGCCGCGTAGTTTCAGGTTGTTCAGCCAGGAAACATTCCCTTTCAGGAAAGGCTCTTCTGAAATACGCCATCCGGCAGATACGGAAGGGAATTGAGAAAGACGGTGATCCGGATGGAAACGGGAAGAAAGGTCCATACGGAGGTTTGCTTCCAGCAGGTATTTGTCGTTGTAATTGTAATTCACCCGGCCGAAGTAAGAGCGGATGGCCCATTCTTCTGCAGTGGAACGGTTAGCGGAACCAGTTCCATCTGAGCTGATGTTCTCGGAACCACCGGCACCCAGTCCTACTGTTGTGGCGGCGTTGTTCGGGAAGCGTTTGCGGCCGATGAAAGCATTACGGTATTCATTGCTTTCCTGGGAAGCGCCCACCATGATCTTTGCGCCGTGTTTGCCGAAATGTTTATCATATTCAGCATAGGCCTGCACCAGTATTTCCTGCCGGCGGCCCCAGTATTCCGTCATTTCATTAGGCGTTACTGCCGTAGAGGCAATGGGTGCCTTTGTAATGAAATTGATCAGTGCGGGCAATTCGTTCGTGAAACTGTTATTGAGTTCATTGTTGTATTTGAGTGAACCGAGTCCTTTAATGGTTAATCCGGGTAATGGAGTAAGTGTAGCATTGAGCGCAGTTTGTATCACCTGGTTGCGCGTCCAGCTGCGTCCGCCTTCTGCCATGTTACGGAGCACATTATCTTTAGCGAGCGTAGCATCTACTTTACCGCCATTGACTGTTCCCCAGGAACCATCTGAGTGACGGGCAGCCATAGTGGGGCCAAGGCGGTTAAGACTTACCCAGTTCATTTCCCCGCCTTTTGTGTCCAGGTCCTGTTTCAGGAAGGACATATTGGTGCCTATGTTCAGGATGGGTAATACCTGTGAACTGGTGTTTAACCTGATCGTATACCTGTTCAGCCCTTTGTTCTGTACCAGCGATTCCTGGCCAAAATACCCGGTGCTCAGATAATACTGGGTGAGTTTGCTGCTGCCGCTAACACCCAGCTGAATGTCTTTGTAGGCAGGGTTTTTACGCAGCGCTTCTTTATACCAGTCTGTGTTCGGATAAAGGTCCCTATCCGTGCCGTTATCAAATTTGCTGATCTCTTCTGCGGTATAACGGGGTTGTTTGCCGGCATTTTTCATGGCTTCATTATACAGCCGGGCAAAATCTCCGGAGCCAAGATAGTCCGGTAAGCGGGTAGGGGATTGCCAGCCGTAATTGGCATTCAGGTCGATGGACATCTTTCCTTCCACCCCTTTTTTGGTAGTGATCAGTACTACGCCATTGGCAGCCCTGGCACCATAAATGGCAGCGGAGGCAGCATCTTTCAACACACTCATGCTTTCCACATCGTTAGGGTTCAGCGAAGCCAGTTCGCGGTTGGATGCAGGTATACCATCTATGATGATCAATGGGCCGGGAGCGCCGAGGTTTGTTCTTCCGCGTACGGTAAGTGTACCTACATCACTGCCTACATCGCCGGGGCGGTTGAGTACAGTTAAGCCCGGAGTGAGGCCCTGTAAAGCATTCTGGATAGAAGTAACCGGCCGCTCTGTGATCTGTGCGGGGCTGATTGTAGCCACAGCACCCGTCATGTTCACTCTTTTCTGGCTGCCATAACCTACCACTACTACTTCATTCAGGCCTTTGGTATCTTCTTTTAGTATAACGTTAATTGTAGTCTGGCTATTTACAGGTATTACCTGCGTTAAATATCCCAGGTAGCTGAATACGAGATTGGCAGTGCCGGGTGCCTGCAGTTCAAACTGGCCGCCGGCATTGGTGGAGGTGCCTTTGGTGGTGTTCTCAATTCTTACACTCACACCTGGCAAGGGTACACCCGTAGCATCAGATACCTTTCCTTTGATGGTGATATCTTCTATGACCATACGCCCCGGTGCAATCACCACCAGGTTGTTGGCCAATAATTTAAAGTTCAGGCCGGTATCATCCAGCAAAGTTTTCATCACCTCGTCAAATGGCGTTTCTAAAGCGTGGACAGTGATCTTTTTTTCAGCGGGAAGGACCTCATTACTGTATACAAAGCGATAGTTAGTCTGTTTCTCTATTAATCGTAAGATTTTGGCCAGTTGTACCTTTTCTGCGCGGAATGTTAATTTGGTCTTCTGTGAATAAACTTTGGCTGATACCTGCATGCACGTTATGAGAACAATTGTAAAGATCAATTTCATAAAGAGCAGCAATTTTAAAACGGCAACCGGTGATGGCAATAAGACGCCCGGAAGTCTGATTTTTTTCATACTTTTAAGTGGATTTAGGTCAATAAAATAATGACAGGACTATGGTCCCAACTGAAGTACCTGTCTTGTTTTCTAAATTCTTACAGGGAAGTGCCGCAAACATTTCCCTGTTTTCTTTTAGTATCGCTTTACGTACTACATAGGCAGTTTTTTAACGTGTGATATAAATATCTTTTTTATCTATCCTGAAATTAAAAGGCAATGAATACTGCAGTGCTTCCAGCGTTTCACGGATATCCTCATCCTCAAAAGTAGCAGTGAAACGTAAGCCCGCGGCTGTACTGTCTTCAAAATGTAACTTCACTTCAAACTTCCTTTCCAGCTGCTGCGCAATATCCCCGAAGCGTTCATTCATAAAGGCCAGGCGGTTATTGGTCCATGCCGTTTCTACTACGCTGCTATCCACCGGGTTGATGGATACACTGGAGAGGGCATATCCTTCCCGCTGTAATGCCTCCAGATCGTTGCTGCCCGGTAAAGGCCTGTTGGGAAACACGATCTTTTCGTTCGGGCGGAGAATGAATTTCTTTTTCGGATCACCGTGCATGCTTACTTCAATCGCACCGCGGATCAGGGAGGCTTCCGATGTTTTATCTTCCGGGTAAGCTTTTACATTGAAAGCAGTACCGAGTACACGGATGTTCATTTTGCCCGTATTAATGATAAAGGGCCGTTCTGCATCTTTCTTTACATCAAAAAAGGCTTCCCCGCTGAGTTGTACGGTGCGGTGCCTGGTGTTGAAATCAGCAGCATAGAGCAGTTCACTACCGGCATTCAGCCATACTTCCGTACCATCCGGTAATTGGATTTTCTTTGTAGCGCCATAAGGTATGCTGATCTTTTTGGGCGCAGGTGTCACTGCCAGGGGAGTAGTGGTTTTGGATGAATTGGTTTGTACGAGCCAGAATGCCGCGCCGGCCAGTACAATGGCTACAGCAGCCACTCTTGCCCATACGGGCAGGCGGAATACACGGGTTGGCTGACGGGCTGTTTTGAGTTGTTCCCAAAGCTGCGCCTGCAGTTGTGCTGCTGCTTTATCATCTGTAAAAGGCGGTGCCTGGTTGGTGTCCAGTTGCTGATACCACTTGTGGAGTTCTGCCAGTTCTTCCGTGGAGCATTCGTTCCGGCCGTAGAGCGTTAAAAGCTGATCGATTCTTTCCTGGTTCAATGACGTGGATTTTTAAGGTGAATAGAATGGTCATGCTCTTAGTCGTGCTACGAAGAGGATTGTACCAGATGGAATAAAAAAAATTATTTGCTGCGCTGGTAGTGGTCTACAGCCAGGCGGATCCTTTGAATGGCCGTGGAGATCTGGTTACGGATGGTCTGATCGGAGAGGGAAAGCTTTTCGGCGATGGCGGCGGAGGGGAGGTCTCCATCCCGGTTAAGCAGAAAGATCTCGCGCATGCGGGAAGGCATACGGTTGATGGCGGAACGGATCACCTGGTTGAGTTCCTTCAGTTCATATTCATTGCCGGAAAACGCACCTGAGGGGAAGATCTGTGCATAATAACGCTCCCGTACGGAACGGAGGCGGTAAAGGTCTATGATCTTGTGGCGTAAGGCTGCCTGCAGGTAGGTATTGAGCTGCACTTCCAGAAAGATAGTGTGCCTGTTTTTCCACAAATAGAGGAAAATATCTTGCACCAGGTCACAGGCATCGTCTGCTGTAGTTTTGCGGAAGGCGGTTTCATACAATACTTTCCAGTACCGGTCATAGATTTCCCGGTATGCTTGTTCACTGTCCTCCCGGAGCATCTTCAGCAACTGAACATCAGAGTAGTTCTTCAACTAGAGCAAAATTAGCGTGCATCGAATATTGATGGCAAAGCTATTAACATTAATGATATTTCAAAATTCTTTAAAACAGCCTGTAAACCTTTTACTTTTTGGTACGTTATATGAACAACCGAAACTATTTAACCCAAATAAACACCTCATGAAAACGGTAACCATTATTGGTGGATTAACAGGAGTGCTGCTCGCAGTACTCGCTTACTTTGCGGAACTTCAAAACTGGGTTCGCATTGAAACAGTTTTAACGGTCGGTTTTATCGGCTATGTACTCATCATCACTGCTATTGCCTATTTTATGTTGTCCTGGTTGTACAAGGGTAGTAAAAAGCTGGAACTATTGTAAAGCCGCCTTTAACTGGCCTTGTAACTCTTCGTGACGGCCTTTAATGGCCTTATACCGGCCTCGTGACGGCCTTGATCGGCCTTATAACGGCCTTGACCCTCCTTAGCTCCCTCTCTGATAAACAAAAAAAGAGGAGCCCCAAGACCCCTCTTCCTTTCCAATATTATATTTAATTAACTAGTGTTTCAGCTTATCCTTAAATGCTTTCTTGAATTTTTCCAACTTAGGTTTGATCACATACGTACAATATGGTGCCGAACCGTTCTGGTTGTAATAGTTCTGATGATAGTTCTCCGCTACATAGAACGCCTTAAATGGGGTAATTTCCGTTACAATCGGCTGATCATAAGCGCCGGACTCCTGCAGCTTCTTTTTGTAAAATTCAGCCTCTTTATGCTGTTCTTCGTTCTCATAGAAGATCACAGAGCGGTACTGCGTACCCACATCGTTCCCCTGGCGGTTCAAAGTAGTAGGGTCATGGCTCCCCCAGAATGCTTCCAGCAGGGTGGCATAACTGATCTTCGAAGGATCGTAGGTGATCCTGGCCGCTTCCGCATGCCCGGTAAGGCCCGTACATACCTCCTCGTAGGTGGGATTGGGGTTGGCGCCACCGGAATAGCCGGATTCCACCTTTAATACCCCCTCTAACTGTTGGAATATTGCCTCTGTACACCAGAAACAGCCATTTCCAAAGATGGCCGTTGCGGTTTTTGTGTCTTTATTAATGGTCATATCTCCTGGTTCTTTTTCGGTTTTTGTTTGCTGCTGAGCGCAGGATGCGAGGCTGGAACCCAGCATAGCCACGAACAAAAGGTATCTTTTTAGCTGTCTCATAATCTTTAACTGTACATCAAATTACGATATCCATGGCGGTTTGGATCAACAAGTTAAGTAACTTTAACATTCTTTTGGAGAACGTATGAATGATGAACCGCATTTGTCATTCGCGACTGGCTGTTGATCAATCATTTTTTATCAATTCCGGTGGATAGGCCAACTTTGCGGAACGAAAAAAAGGATAGGCTGCATGGGCCGGCAGCCGTATATTAAAAAAACAGAAGGTGAAATATTTTCCAGAATCGGCGCCGGTGCAGTTGGAATTTGACAAGGTAAAGATTTTGTTGCAGGAGCATTGTAAAACGGAGCTGGGCAAGCAAATGGCCGATGAGCTGCGCCTGCATACACATATCGATTACGTAAAGACTGCGCTTCAACAGGCGCATGAGTATAAGCAATTGGTGCTGATCCAGCAGCACTTTCCCAATGATCACGTCCTCAATCTCAAGCAGGAATTACGCCTGCTGGAAATTCAGGGGGCCGTGCTCGCCGGGGAACAATTCATGCAACTCCGCAAACTGGCGGAAAGCATGAACAGTATCGTCCGGTTCTTTGATGCAGACAGAAGAGTGACATATTGGGGGCTGTATAGCCTGATCAAAGAAACCCATTACGAAAAGAAGATCGTTTCGCAGATAGATGAAGTGCTGGATGAAACCGGGCAGGTGCGCGACAATGCAACACCTGAGCTGGCAAAGATCCGGACAAACCTGTTCCGTAAAAGAACAGATCTCCGGAGGGTGTTTGACCGGATACTGGGTAAACTGCAGAAACAGGGCTACCTGGCGGATATCGAAGAGAGTTTCCTCAACGGGCGCAGGGTAGTGGCCATCTTTGCAGAACAAAAACGAATGGTGAAAGGGATCCTGCACGGCGAATCAGATACCCGCCGCACTGCTTTCCTGGAACCGGAAGAAACCATTCAGCTGAACAATGAGGTCTTTTCCCTGGAAAGGGATGAACAGAGAGAAGTCTATGCCATCCTCAAGAACCTCACGGCAGAACTGGCCAAACACCATGGCTTATTGCAGCAATATCATACCCTGCTTGGGATCTATGATTTTATACGAGCAAAAGCCCGCCTGGCACTGGATATCAACGGAAACTACCCCATGCTCGTGCCACACGCGCAGGTGCATCTGGTAGAGGCCTATCATCCTTTGCTGCTATTGTATAACCGCAAACAGGGAAAGCCCACCATCCCCGTGAACATGACGCTGAACAAGGATAACCACATCCTCGTGATCAGTGGCCCTAACGCAGGAGGGAAAACGGTGACGCTGAAAACTGTAGGGCTCATTCAGCTGATGTTGCAGGCAGGATTATTAGTACCGGTACACCCCAGCAGCCAGCTGGGCATCTTCCGGAACCTGATGATCCACATCGGGGACACCCAGAGCCTGGAATTTGAACTGAGCACCTATAGTTCACACCTGAAGAATATGAAATACTTCATGGAGAACGCCAATGGTAAAACATTGTTCTTCATTGACGAATTGGGCAGCGGCTCCGATCCTAACCTGGGCGGAGCTTTTGCAGAGGTGATCATGGAAGAGCTGGCCAGGAAACATGCCTTTGGCATTGTTACCACCCACTATCTCAACCTGAAGATCATGGCCGGTAAAGTGAAAGGAATTGTGAATGCCGCCATGGGATTTGATGAAGAGAACCTGCTCCCCATGTATAAACTGCTGATCGGCAAACCCGGCAGCTCTTATACATTCTCCATTGCCCAGCGTATAGGCCTGGACCCCGCCCTCATCAACAGGGCACGCAAATTAGTAGATGACGGACATTTCCGCTTAGATAAATTACTGAATAAAGCAGAACAGGACCTGCAAAAAGTAGAAAGCAAAGAAAAAGAACTGCAAAAACTACTCAAAGAGAACGAAAAACTTAAAAAGGAATACGAAGTACTGTCTGACAAAGAACGCGTACAGCAGCAATACACCCTGCTAAAGCTGCAGAACAAGATCAGGGAAGAAGAGATCATCTACCTGAAGGATATGGAACGCAAACTGAAGCAGATCGTATTTGAATGGAAGCGCACAGACGATAAGGCAAAAGTGATCAAACAGGCAGAGGCGCTGCTTTTCCGTAAGAAAGAAAAGTCTATCAACGAGAAATTACAGAAAAAGGTACAGGATAAATTCGAAGAACTGGCAGGAGAGATTAAAGTGGGGGACCGGGTAAAGATCCGGACGAATAACCAGGTAGGAAAAGTAACAGAACTAAGGAATAAGAGTGCCATCGTACAGATAGGGAATATTCCCATCAATGTAAAAATGAGCGACCTCGTATTAGTACAGGAACGCCAGAAAGTTGAATAACCTATAAATACAAAAACATGCAGCTGGCTAAATATAATCAGATACCCTTGATCACCCTGCAGGATAACAGTCTTGCCGTAGAAGGCTCACAGTTCATGATCCACCGGACCAACCTGAAGGATATCAAATGGGAAGGATTCGAAGTGCCGCACCGGCATGACGGGTACACCATAGACATCTTGCTGAGAGGCTCCGTTACATTATATATAGACTTCGAGAAACACATTATTAATGCACCTGCCGTGATCATGATGGACCCGGAACAGATCCGCCAGTATGATATGAGTTCGGACGCGGAAGTGATAGGCCTGTATTTTACCCGGGATTTCCTGATCACGGAAACTTTAGGCGTACTGAGCTGCTGGCAATGTGTATTCAAGGATAATATACTGCGCCTGGAAGAAAGCCAGCTGCAGGAAGTGCTTTCTTTCGCCCGTATCCTCCTGGCTGAGTTCAGGAACGACAAACCCCGGAAGGAAGCCATTATCAGGAATGTGCTCAGTGCTTTTATCATTGCCTGCGGGCGTATTGCCAGGCCGGAGGATAATGTGGACCTCTACCGCACCGAAACCAGTTTCAGTGGCCTGGGCATCCAGTTCAAGATCCTGGTAGACCAGCACTTCCGTGAAAAAGTACAGGTTACGGACTATGCGGAGATGCTCCACGTAACCCCCGGACATTTGAACGATACAGTAAAAACTACCATAGGCAGGAGTGCCAAGCAGATCATAGACGCTAAACGTATAATGGAAGCAAAACGGCTACTGTTCTGGCAACAGCACTCTGTGAAGCAGATTGCGGGGGAATTGAATTTTGACGATGACGCGTATTTTAACCGTTTCTTTAAAAAACATACGGGGCAGACGCCGGCACTCTTTCAAAAGACTATCCGTGAAAAGTACAACTAATCCCGCGATATGGAACATGTAAAGTGTCGCCTATTATTCTAAATTTGCATTGTCAATTGCAACGCATCAAGTTTGAACGAATCATGAAAATCATGTAACCTAACTATGATCGGGAAAGGACTTTTTTTACAACAGCAGTAACAAAAAGCATACCTCGAACGATTATGGATATACTGCAAGCCCAGGCAGTATTTAGTGTAGTCTTCCTTTTTTTCTACTCCATGTTCTGATTACGGAGGGACTGTCATGCCCGATACAAATCAATTTAACTAATTCCCAGCGCAGGGGAACATGGTTGCGCAATCTGTGTTTATGATCTATAAAAACCGTAGTATGAAATCGTTATTATTTTCTTTTAACAGAAAGCTGATAGCAGGCGCTTTAGCGAGTATCGCCTTTGCTATTCTATTATATGGATGCAGCTCTTCTTCCGGTAATGCAGAAACGCCTCCACAGGCGCAGGCATTACCTGTAGTTACCCTGCAGTCCATGCCAGCCACTACTTTCCGTGAATACACCGCCGCGCTGGAAGGCAAGGTGAATGTAGAGATCCGGGCGCAGGTAGATGGTTACCTGGAAAAGATCTATGTAGATGAAGGCGCTTATGTAAAACAAGGCCAGCCTTTATTCAAGATCAACGACCGTCCTTACAGGGAGCAGTTAAGCAATAACAGCGCCGCCCTGCAAGCCGCTAAGGCCAACCAGGACAAAGCAGCACTGGAAGTTGAAAAGCTCACACCCCTTGTAGAGAACAACGTAGTGAGTGAAGTGCAGCTGAAAACAGCGCAGGCCTCTTTACTGGCGGCTAAAGCACAGGTTGCACAGGCACAATCCCAGGTAGGTAATGCTAATATCAATGTTGGCTATACCGTGATCACTGCACCCGTA
This DNA window, taken from Chitinophaga niabensis, encodes the following:
- a CDS encoding endonuclease MutS2, with protein sequence MKYFPESAPVQLEFDKVKILLQEHCKTELGKQMADELRLHTHIDYVKTALQQAHEYKQLVLIQQHFPNDHVLNLKQELRLLEIQGAVLAGEQFMQLRKLAESMNSIVRFFDADRRVTYWGLYSLIKETHYEKKIVSQIDEVLDETGQVRDNATPELAKIRTNLFRKRTDLRRVFDRILGKLQKQGYLADIEESFLNGRRVVAIFAEQKRMVKGILHGESDTRRTAFLEPEETIQLNNEVFSLERDEQREVYAILKNLTAELAKHHGLLQQYHTLLGIYDFIRAKARLALDINGNYPMLVPHAQVHLVEAYHPLLLLYNRKQGKPTIPVNMTLNKDNHILVISGPNAGGKTVTLKTVGLIQLMLQAGLLVPVHPSSQLGIFRNLMIHIGDTQSLEFELSTYSSHLKNMKYFMENANGKTLFFIDELGSGSDPNLGGAFAEVIMEELARKHAFGIVTTHYLNLKIMAGKVKGIVNAAMGFDEENLLPMYKLLIGKPGSSYTFSIAQRIGLDPALINRARKLVDDGHFRLDKLLNKAEQDLQKVESKEKELQKLLKENEKLKKEYEVLSDKERVQQQYTLLKLQNKIREEEIIYLKDMERKLKQIVFEWKRTDDKAKVIKQAEALLFRKKEKSINEKLQKKVQDKFEELAGEIKVGDRVKIRTNNQVGKVTELRNKSAIVQIGNIPINVKMSDLVLVQERQKVE
- a CDS encoding helix-turn-helix domain-containing protein, with translation MQLAKYNQIPLITLQDNSLAVEGSQFMIHRTNLKDIKWEGFEVPHRHDGYTIDILLRGSVTLYIDFEKHIINAPAVIMMDPEQIRQYDMSSDAEVIGLYFTRDFLITETLGVLSCWQCVFKDNILRLEESQLQEVLSFARILLAEFRNDKPRKEAIIRNVLSAFIIACGRIARPEDNVDLYRTETSFSGLGIQFKILVDQHFREKVQVTDYAEMLHVTPGHLNDTVKTTIGRSAKQIIDAKRIMEAKRLLFWQQHSVKQIAGELNFDDDAYFNRFFKKHTGQTPALFQKTIREKYN